The Sphingomonas sp. NBWT7 nucleotide sequence GCGGGCAATCCGCTGCCGGTGCGTACCGTGCGGCAGGCGGCAGGCAGCGTGCCGCTGATCGGCAGCACGTCGGCGAGCGGGACCGCGGGGCCGTTCGTGCCCGAGCTCGGCACACCGATCCGCGTGACGCTGACCGGCAGCTGGTCGGGCGTGGTCGAGCTGCAGCGGTCGATCGACGGCGGGGCAACGCGCGTGCCGCTGACCGCGGGGGGCGAGCGCTGGGGACGGTTCACCGGCAACGCCAACGAGGCGGTGACGGACGAGAGCGAGGCGGGCGCGACCTACCATCTCGCCATCGCACTGCAATCGGGCACGCTCACCTATCGAGTGGCGCAATGAGCGCGGCGGACGTGATCGCGCGCGGCATGGCGGCGCAGGCGCGCGCAGCGGTGGCGACGAACAATCGCCACGCGCGGCTGATCGCGGCGGCGGCGGCGAGCGAGCGGCGCAACCCGATTGTCCTGCCGCCGTGGCTGGCACCGCCCGCCTACGCGTCCAACACCGCTTATTCGGTGGGGCAGGTGGTCGCCAATGCGGGCGGCTGGTTCATGTGCGGGATTGCCGGCACCAGTCCGGCGAGCGGCGGCGGGCCGACGACGACGGCGAGCGGGCAATATGTCGCCGATGGGGCGACCGCGGTCTATTGGACGTATCTGGGCGGCGCACGCGCGGCCGATCCGGGCGACGGCGCACCGGCGGTGTCGGCGGTGACGAGCAACCCGTCGCTCGGCGCGAACTGGTTGCCGGCGAGCTTTCCCGCGTCGTACCGCGTGCGCGGCGCGGCGCCCACCGCGTATCGCGGCAGCTTCTGGTCGCTCGGCAGCTTCGAGGCGAAGGCGGGCGTGGTCGCGTGCGCCGGCGCGTCGGTGGGATTCGACTGCGACGCCGACAAGCTGGCGATCTTTCTGCCGGCCAATTCGGCGCAGCTGCGCTTCATCGTCGACGGGCGCTATCTGATGCCCGGCAGCCATGTGGTCGGCGGGGCGGACCAGTGGCTGGTGATCGACTGGACGGCGAGCACCGGCCGGCGGCTGCGCAGCTACGAGGTCGAGACCGGCAAGAGCGCGGCCTATTTCGGCTGTGCGCAGACGCCGCTGTCGGCGAGCGTCAGCGCGGGGGCTAGCGGGGCGCCGCGGCTGGTGGTGATCGGCGACAGCTATAATGCGGGATCGAGCTACGGGCCGTGGCTGGCGGGCGGATCGATCGCGCAGCTCGTCGCCAAGCGGCTCGGCTGGCGCGACGCTTGGAACCTGTCCGCGGGGGGCACGGGCTATCTCAATCCGTCGGCCGCGGCGTTCCACACCTATCGACAGCGCGTGCCGCAGGCGCTCGCACTCTCGCCCGACGTCGTGCTGCTGATGGGATCGACCAACGATACCGGCTATTCGCCCGCGCAGGTGCAGGCCGAGGTACTGGCGACGGTGCAGGCGATCCGCGCGGGTACGCGCGCGCCGATCATCGTCGTCGGCGTGCCGTCGATCAACCTCGCCGGTGCGGCCGCGACCGAGGCGGCGATGCAGGCCGGCGTGGCGCAGGCGGGCGACCCGTTGACGTTCTTCGTCCCGATTGCGGGGGCGACGCCGCCGTGGGTGTTAGGTAGCTGGAACAATGCGAGCGGGGTGCCGGCGGGCGCGGCCAATAACGGGCTCTACGTCGCGGCGGACAACGTTCATCCGCCAGAGATCGGCTATGATTACTACGCGCAGCGGGTCGAGCGCGCGGTGCGGGCGAGCGTGCTGCCGGTGCTCGCCGCCGGCTGAGCGGCCAGCGGCACGGCGCGGCGCTGGGCAAGGCCGCGCCGCGCCGATAGGCTGGCGCGATGGGGGAGCGCATCGGCTGGCTGGACAAGGCGCGCGCGATCGGGATCGTCGCGGTGGTGATCGGCCACGTCACGCGCGATCCCGCGACATGGGCGGCGATGTTCCATTTCCACCTGCCGCTGTTCTTCATGGCATCGGGCATGGTGTTCACGCCGCGGCCGTGGCGTGAGACGGCGCGGCGGCAGGCGGTGAGTTTGCTGTTGCCGTATGTAATGTGGCTGGCGCTGGTCGCGGTAATCGATGTCGCGATCGCTGCGGCGCTGGGGCATCGCACCTATCTGCCGTGGGACCGTCCAATGGTGGCAATCGCGCGGATGGCGCTCGGCGGCACCTATCTCGTCGGGCCGTTCGGCATCTTCTGGTTCGTCACCTGCCTGTATCTGGTGCAGATCGCCGGCAGCGCGGTGGTGCGGCGGGGCGGGCGATCGGTGTGGATCGCGGCGGTGGCCGCGCTCGGCATCGCGCACGTCATGCACCATTGGCCGAGCCCGTGGGGGATGATCGGGGTGCCGCTCGGCCTGTTCTTCTTCCTCGCGGGCGTGCTTTATCGACGGCATCTGGCACGGCTCGGCCGCGGCGCGATGCTGGCGGCGGGCGCGATGGCGGCGCTGGTGCTGGTGACGGCGCCGCTCGACATCAAGATCGCCGACTATGGCACGCCGGTGGCGAGCAGCGTCGCCGCGCCCGGGCTATGCCATCTGATTTTCGTCGCCGCCCGATACGTGCCTTCGCCACCGCTTGCCGCAATCGGTCAGGCAAGCCTCGTCATCATGTACGCGCATCTGACGATCGCCTACGCGCTGCGCGACAGGTTGCCCGACGCGGTGGTGATCGTGCTCGCGGTCGCGGCACCGACCGGGTTGTGGTGGCTGCTGCGTCGCTCCGCTGTAACGGCGCGTCTCCTGCTCGGCGAAAGGCGCACGACGGCGTTGGCGACGATCGCCGGCGCGCGGCGGCGCTCGCCCTCGGCATAGGCGACGAGCCGCTGCGTGATCCCGCTTAGGATCATTTCCTTGTGCCAGTGCGTCGCGGCGCGCGCGATCGCGGCGGCGCCTAGCGCAGTACGGTGCGCGGGATCGTCGAGCAGCGTCTCGATGGCGCGGGCGAAGGCGGCGGGATCGTGCGGGCAAGTGGAGATGCCGCATCCCTCGACCTCGTGCGCGAGGCCAGTGCCGGCGCGGGCGGTGGCGACGACGGGACGGCCCGAGGCGAGCATGTTGGGCAGTTTCGACGGCAGCACGAGATCGGCCGCGCCGGCGATCTGCGGCAGGAGATGGACGGTGGCGAGACCGAGCAGGTCGCGCATCCGATCGGCCGGCACCAGATCGAAGAAGCGCACGTTGCCGCAATCGCGCGCGGCCGCCTCGATCAGCGGGCGGTGTGGGCCTTCGCCGCAGATGACGAACACCAGATCGGTGCGGTGGATCAGCAGCCGCGCGGCGGCGAGGACGACGTCGAGCCCCTGCTTGCCCGCCATGTTGCCCGAGTAGAGCGCGACGTTCGGTTCGGTGATGCCCCATTGATCGCGGAACGGCGACGGGCGATCGAGCGGCGTAATCGCCGGGTTCGCCCAATTGCGGAATTCGACCACGCGCGCCGGATCGCGGCCGAGCCAGCGCAGCCTGCGGCACATCGCGGGCGAGATCGAGCTCGTCCGGCCGCTGCGCAGCGCCCAGTGTTCGATCAGGCGGAGCGCGGGCTTGAACAGGCGCAGCCAGGTGAACTGACCTGTCGCGACCGCGAGCTCGGTCTCGAAATCGTGGATGTGCACCCACAATCGTATCCGCCAATACCAAAAGGCGAGCAGGCGGATCAGCACGGTTGCGATGATGCTCGGTGCGATGCTGACGATCACGTCGGGGCGGCGGTCGCGTATCATCGCGTTGGCGGTGGCCGCCGCGCGCCACGCGAAGGCGAGATGGTAGCGCACGCGGGCGAAGCCTTTCGCCGCCGGCGCGACACCGTGCGCGACGCGGCATACCTCCACGCCGCGCTCAACGCTGCGTGTCTCGCTCGCGCTGACATAGCCGGGCATCACCGCCCAGCCGGGATAGGCGGGCTTGTCGCAGATAACGCGTACACGGTGGCCGGCGGCGGCGAGATACTCGGCGAGACCCGCGGTATAGGGGCCGATGCCGATCGGCTCCGGCGCGTAATTATGGCCGACGATGACGATGTTCATCGGCCGCTCGCTCATGCGACGCGCGCCGCCGAACGGCGCCGGGCGGTAGCGAAAACACGGCGGCGTCGATCTCGCGCGGGCGCACGAACGGTCAAGGTGAATCGTACCATGACAAGGCTCCCCCCCTGGTCGCGAGGCCCCGCCGCGACCCGCTAACCATATGGAATGCGGCGCACCTGTCTAGAGATATGTAAGATACATATGTCCTACCCGTTACGGACTAGATTCGGTGGTCGGCGCGGCGTGCCGCCGAATGCCGTTCGACGGCGCCCCGCGGCATATAGCGGTATCTTCGCGCGTCGCGTGAGGCGGAGCATCGTTCAGAATAGCGGTTGCCTCGATCGGTGAACGGGGGGGATGATGCCGCCTTCGCGCATTGGCCGGCGGAGTCGGGCTGGTGGCGCGGGGAAGCGGGACGGGGGAGATACGATGGCGAAACCGATCATCACCGCGTTCGACTGGGTGCCCGATTTCGCGCGCGGGCAGGTGCGCGACCTGCGCGTGCGCTGGGCGCTCGAGGAGGTCGGCCAGCCGTATGACGTGCTGTATCTTGCGCAGGGCACCCAGAAGGCAGACGCACATCGCGCGCGCCAGCCGTTCGGCCAGGTGCCGACGTACGAGGATGGCGGGCTGATCCTGTTCGAATCGGGCGCGATCGTGCTGCACGTCGCCGAGCGGCACGGCACGCTGCTGCCGCGCGATCCCGCGGCGCGTGCCCGTGCGATCGGGTGGATGTTCGCCGCGCTCAACAGCGTAGAGCCATCGATCATGGACCACGCCTTCGCGACGCTGTTCGAGGCCGGCGAGCCGTGGTCGAAGCCGCGGCTGCCGTCGATCGAACAGCGGATCCACGACCGCTTCGGCGAGGTGGCGCGGCGGCTGGGCGACCGAGAGTGGCTGGAGGACGACACCTTCACCGCGGGTGACCTCATGATGATATCGGTCCTGCGCATCATGGAGGAGGACGGCTTCCTCTCGCCGCATCCCAATCTCGCCGCTTATGTCGCGCGCGGCACCGCGCGGCCGGCGTTCCAGCGCGCACTCGCCGACCAGCTGGCCGGGTTTACCGGCAGCCCGCCGCCCGAGTTCGCTGCATGGCTCAAGCAGCAGGGAGAGACGGCGTGACCTACGTCGACGGCTTCGTGGTCGCGGTGCCGACCGCCCACAAGCAGCGCTATATCGATTATGCCGAGGGCGCGCTCGATCTGTTCAAGGAGTTCGGCGCGACCCGCATGGTCGAGGGGTGGGGCGACGATGTGCCACGCGGCCAGGTGAACGACCTGTACCGCGCGGTACAGGCGACCGGCGACGAGACGGTGCTGTTGAGTTGGGTCGAATATCCCGATCGTGCGACGCGCGACGCCGCGGGCGAGAAGATGATGCGCGATCCGGGGATGGAGACGATGGGCGCGATGCCGTTCGACGGCAGCCGCATGATCTACGGCGGGTTCGCGCTGCTGCATGAGGCGGGCGGCGGCGGCGCGTGCGGCTATATCGACGGCGTCGTCCTGCCCGTGCGGACCGACAAGCGCGAGGCGTATCGCGACTTTGCGCGGACGTCGGCGGGTGCCTTTCTCGATCACGGTGCATCGCGCGTCGTCGATACCTGGGGCGGCGACGTGCCCGACGGCAAGGTCACCGATTTCCGCCGCGCGGCGCATCTGCAGGACGAAGAGACGGTGGCGCTGGGGTGGATCGAGTGGCCGTCGAAAGAAGTGCGCGACGCGGCGTGGGAGCGACTGATGCGCGACGAACGGCTGATGGGCGACGGCGATCGCCCGTTCGACGGCATGCGCATGATGTTCGGCGCATTCGTGCTCGTCGTCGATCGCTGACGGCGAGGACGGATCGGGACCGTAGGTGGAAGGGAGAGAGAGGATGACGACCGACAAGCTCGTGACCTGCGTGTGGTTCGATCTCGGCCAGGCGCGCGAGGCGGCGACCTTCTATGCCGGGCTGTTTCCGGACAGTCATGTCGGCGCGGTGCAGGCGTCGCCCGCCGACAATCCGTCGATGGCGCAGGGCGAGGAGCTGACGGTCGAATTCACCGTGCTCGGCCAGCCCTTCCTCGGCCTCAACGGCGGACCCAACTTCGTTCCCAACGAGGCGGTCAGTTTCATGGTGCTGACCGACGATCAGGCCGAGACCGATCGCTATTGGGACGCGATCGTCGGTAACGGCGGGGCGGAGAGCGCGTGCGGCTGGTGCAAGGATCGCTGGGGCTTCTCGTGGCAGATCACGCCGCGCGTCCTGATGGCGGCGATGGCCGATCCCGATCGCGCCGCGGCGAAGCGCGCGATGGAAGCGATGATGACGATGCACAAGATCGACGTCGCCGCGATCGAGCGCGCCTGGCGCGGGGAGACGGCGGCATGACGCACGAGCTTCGCATCGAGCGGCTGATCGATGCGCCGGTGGCGCGCGTGTGGACGGCGTGGACGCAGCATTTCGCCGAATGGTTCGTGCCCCGGCCGTTGCGCGTCGAGGTGATCGCGCTCGAGCTCGTCACCGGCGGCCGATCGGCGATGGTGATGCATGGCCCCGACGGCGAGGAGCAGCCGAGCGAGGGCGTGTATCTGGAAGTTGTGCCCGAGCGGCGTATTGTCTCGACGGATGCCTTCGCCGCCGGCTGGATGCCGCAGTCGCCTTTCATGCTGCGCATCGACGATTTCGCGCCGGTGGATGGGGGCACGCGCTACACCGCGACTGCGCGGCACTGGACCGCCGAGGCCGCGGCGCAGCACGCGGCGATGGGGTTCGAGGCGGGGTGGAATGCGGCGACCGATCAGTTGGTCGAGGTGGTGCGGCGGCTCGGCTGACGCGATGCGCGCGGCTCAGAACGCGCCGGGCGTCTCGCGCTGGATCGTCGTCGGGCGCGGCGGCGTAAGCGCCTCCCGCCGCACCGCGACATCGCTCGTCCTGGCCGCCGAGGCCGACGGGCGGGCGCCGCCGATCGGCGTGCAGGCGCGTCCCGCGAGGAAGTCGAGCGCCTGGCGCACCGATGCCTCGCGCACGTCACCGAGTGGATAGGCGAGGTCGTCGCTCGCTTGGCACGTCGCTTCGACGACGGGGGCGAGGCCGGTGTAATAGGCGCCCTGCCGCGCGGCGTTCTGCGTCGCGAAGGCGACGAGCCGCAGCCGATCGTCGCACGCGGCGAGATCGCGCGCGATCTGCCCGACCGGCTTGCCGTAGGTATTGGTGCCGATCAGCGCCGCGTTGGTGTGAAGATACGGCGTGAAGGCGTTGATGACGAGCTCGCTCGCCGAGGCGCTCGCCCCCGTGCCGATGAAGGCGATCCGCGTCGCCGCGATCGATTGCGGCTGCGGCGTGAAAAAGTCGGTGCGGTTCTCCGCCGCCTTCTCGGGGCGGAAGGTGGTGTAGCTGAACACGTCGTTGGTGCTGCGCCCGCCACCGAGCAGATCGCCGAACAGCTCGGCGGTCGCGACCAGCCCGCCACCGTTGTAGCGCAGGTCGACGATCACTTCCGTCACGCCTGCCGCGCGGAACTGCGCGAACCCGTCGCGCAGCGCCTGATCGGCCGTCGAAATGAAAGTGCGCAGGTTGACGTAGCCGACGCGCCGCCCGCCATCCTCGATGATGCGGATGCCGTAGCGCGACGAGACGGGCAACAGCGCGTAATCGCGCTGCGCCACGGTGACGTCCGATTGCGTGCCGTCCGGCGCGCGAACGCGAAAGACGCGCGCAACGCCGGCGTCGGGCGGGCCGAACGCGTCGGTCAGTGCGCTGCCGCCCGCCTGGATCAGCGAGGCGACGGTGCGCAGATCGCCCGCGGACGTGCCGATCGCGAGGATCTCGGTACCGCGATCGATCCCCGCGGCGAGCGCCGGCGCGCCCTCGAACGCCTCGCTGACGAACAGGCGCTGCGCCGCCGCGTCGACCGCGAGCCGCACGCCGTAGCCCGCGCTGGAGCCCGAGCTGTAATAGGCGTTCTCCTCCGCGATCGAGGTGACGTAGGTGAAGAAGCGGTCCTTGCTCTGCGCGCGCGCGGTCGCGGTGAGCGTATCGACATACGCCTGCAACGTGGTGGCGCCGCCCGGATCGAAACTCGTGGGGAGCGTTTCGGGGAACAGATACCATTCGCGCAACTGCGCCGCCGCCCAATCCTGCCGCGCGCGAAGGCTGCACGCGGCGGTCGCGGTCGGCGTCGGGCTCGGGGCGGGCGCGACCGCGGTGCCGCCGCTGCTTGCCCCGCCCGATCCACCGTCGCCGCCGCAACCGGCGAGCAGCGCGGCGACACACAGGCCAGCCGAAACTTTGCGAATTCTACTCACCGCCGCGGTCCTTCGCTTGTTTCGACGCATCTTACGGCGCGGCGTGGCGGAGGCTAGTCGTCCCGTGCCGCGGCGAGCAGCGCGATCGTCGCGGGATCGCGCTGACCGCCGTAGAAAAGATCGAGCACCGCCACGAACGGTGCAGGATCGTCTGCCGCGGCGGCGAATAGCGTCATCGACGAGCGCAGCTTGAGCGCGTCGACGCTGCCCATGATCGCGTCGGCGCTCCCCGGCGCCGCCGCCACCAGCCGGGCCGCTTCGATCAGGCGCGGGCCGAGCACGGGGTGCACGGCATAGGCGCGCGCCTCCGCCAGCGAGACGATGCCGTAATGCTGCGCCGTCGCGCTGCGCCCAAGCCCGCGCAGTTGCGGAAAGACGAACCACATCCAGTGCGTGGTCTTGCGCCCGCGCGCGAGCTCGGCGCGGGCGGCAGGCCAGCTATCTGCCTGCGCCGTGACGAACCGGTCGAGATCGAAATCGTCGCTCATCCTCGACGAACGCGCCGATGCGCCGCAGGTGCCGGCTCGTGCGTTACGCCTGTGCGAGAAGGAGGAGGCCCGATGCTCGAACATATTCCTGCCTGGCTGGGCCGCGCGCTGACGAGCGTACGCGCCGGTGCGGACAAGTTGGCGATCGCGCAGACGGAGCTGGGCGGCAGCTTCGGCGCGCTCGACCTCACCAGCCCGGCGTTCGCGCATGGCGGGCGGCTGCCGCCGCGCTTCACCGCCGATGGCGCGGGCGTGTCGCCGCCGCTGACGTGGGGCGCCGCGCCAGAAGGCACCGCGATGCTCGCGCTGTTGGTGGAGGATGCCGACGCACCCGCGCCGCAACCACTGGTGCACGCGATCGTCTGGGGCATCCCTGCCGATGCGGCGCGGCTGGCCGAGGGCGCGATCGTCGCGGACGGCGACGGCGTGGCGGCGCGCGGCGATGTCGGGCGCAATTCGTATTATGGCGAGGGCTGGCTGCCGCCCGATCCGCCGACCGGGCATGGCGAGCATCGCTACGCCTTCCAGCTGTTCGCGCTGGATGCGGATGCGGGCGATCCCGGCGCCTCGCCCGGCCGTACCGCGCTGCTGCGCGCGATGGCCGGGCATGTGCTGGCGGCGGGGCTGCTGATCGGCACCTATGCGCGCGGCGAGGCGGCCGCGGCGACGATCGATCAGGCGAGCCGTGCCGCCGCGTCGACATAGGCGATGAGGGCGGACGTGCTGGCGAATGCGGCCAGCGCGACGAGCGAGAAGCGAACCATGATATCTATCTCCCTGAACGATCGAGCGCGGGGCGCTGCGATCACGCGATCGGCACGACGGGAACGGCAGCGCTGATCATCAGCGCGGCGAAGACGAGCGCGCCGGCGAGGCTGGCGGCGTAATGCTGGACGGAAGCGAAGCGGGTCATCATTGGTCTCCTGGTAGCCGGTCGGGCGATCCGATCGGTGATGCCAGAAGCTTTGCATGCACCGTGCCAATTCACGCGGCGACGCAGAAACAATGACTTAGCGGCAGGCAGATACGCAGATCGCAGATTGCGCCACACCGACGTGGCGTATTACGCCATTATGCGGCGCAGACGATCCGGTTACGGCCTGCGGCCTTGGCACGATACAGCGCCGCGTCGGCTGCGGCGTAGAGTTGCTCGCGGCTATCGGCGGCGGTACCGACCGCGATCCCGCCCGATATCGTGACGCTGCCGATCGGCGTATCCGTCTCGCGTGAGCGGAACCGGCGCGCGGCGACCGCGCTGCGCGCAGCGTCGACCAGCGTGATCGCCGCGTCGCGATCGCCACCGACGATCAGCATCGCGAATTCCTCACCGCCGTAGCGCGCGACGAGTGTGCCTTCCGTCTCGGCGGCGAGCGTCTGCCCGATCGCGC carries:
- a CDS encoding SRPBCC domain-containing protein; this encodes MTHELRIERLIDAPVARVWTAWTQHFAEWFVPRPLRVEVIALELVTGGRSAMVMHGPDGEEQPSEGVYLEVVPERRIVSTDAFAAGWMPQSPFMLRIDDFAPVDGGTRYTATARHWTAEAAAQHAAMGFEAGWNAATDQLVEVVRRLG
- a CDS encoding S41 family peptidase, producing the protein MSRIRKVSAGLCVAALLAGCGGDGGSGGASSGGTAVAPAPSPTPTATAACSLRARQDWAAAQLREWYLFPETLPTSFDPGGATTLQAYVDTLTATARAQSKDRFFTYVTSIAEENAYYSSGSSAGYGVRLAVDAAAQRLFVSEAFEGAPALAAGIDRGTEILAIGTSAGDLRTVASLIQAGGSALTDAFGPPDAGVARVFRVRAPDGTQSDVTVAQRDYALLPVSSRYGIRIIEDGGRRVGYVNLRTFISTADQALRDGFAQFRAAGVTEVIVDLRYNGGGLVATAELFGDLLGGGRSTNDVFSYTTFRPEKAAENRTDFFTPQPQSIAATRIAFIGTGASASASELVINAFTPYLHTNAALIGTNTYGKPVGQIARDLAACDDRLRLVAFATQNAARQGAYYTGLAPVVEATCQASDDLAYPLGDVREASVRQALDFLAGRACTPIGGARPSASAARTSDVAVRREALTPPRPTTIQRETPGAF
- a CDS encoding YbhB/YbcL family Raf kinase inhibitor-like protein, which encodes MLEHIPAWLGRALTSVRAGADKLAIAQTELGGSFGALDLTSPAFAHGGRLPPRFTADGAGVSPPLTWGAAPEGTAMLALLVEDADAPAPQPLVHAIVWGIPADAARLAEGAIVADGDGVAARGDVGRNSYYGEGWLPPDPPTGHGEHRYAFQLFALDADAGDPGASPGRTALLRAMAGHVLAAGLLIGTYARGEAAAATIDQASRAAAST
- a CDS encoding acyltransferase family protein, yielding MGERIGWLDKARAIGIVAVVIGHVTRDPATWAAMFHFHLPLFFMASGMVFTPRPWRETARRQAVSLLLPYVMWLALVAVIDVAIAAALGHRTYLPWDRPMVAIARMALGGTYLVGPFGIFWFVTCLYLVQIAGSAVVRRGGRSVWIAAVAALGIAHVMHHWPSPWGMIGVPLGLFFFLAGVLYRRHLARLGRGAMLAAGAMAALVLVTAPLDIKIADYGTPVASSVAAPGLCHLIFVAARYVPSPPLAAIGQASLVIMYAHLTIAYALRDRLPDAVVIVLAVAAPTGLWWLLRRSAVTARLLLGERRTTALATIAGARRRSPSA
- a CDS encoding VOC family protein, which encodes MTTDKLVTCVWFDLGQAREAATFYAGLFPDSHVGAVQASPADNPSMAQGEELTVEFTVLGQPFLGLNGGPNFVPNEAVSFMVLTDDQAETDRYWDAIVGNGGAESACGWCKDRWGFSWQITPRVLMAAMADPDRAAAKRAMEAMMTMHKIDVAAIERAWRGETAA
- a CDS encoding DUF1428 domain-containing protein, encoding MTYVDGFVVAVPTAHKQRYIDYAEGALDLFKEFGATRMVEGWGDDVPRGQVNDLYRAVQATGDETVLLSWVEYPDRATRDAAGEKMMRDPGMETMGAMPFDGSRMIYGGFALLHEAGGGGACGYIDGVVLPVRTDKREAYRDFARTSAGAFLDHGASRVVDTWGGDVPDGKVTDFRRAAHLQDEETVALGWIEWPSKEVRDAAWERLMRDERLMGDGDRPFDGMRMMFGAFVLVVDR
- a CDS encoding SGNH/GDSL hydrolase family protein, whose amino-acid sequence is MSAADVIARGMAAQARAAVATNNRHARLIAAAAASERRNPIVLPPWLAPPAYASNTAYSVGQVVANAGGWFMCGIAGTSPASGGGPTTTASGQYVADGATAVYWTYLGGARAADPGDGAPAVSAVTSNPSLGANWLPASFPASYRVRGAAPTAYRGSFWSLGSFEAKAGVVACAGASVGFDCDADKLAIFLPANSAQLRFIVDGRYLMPGSHVVGGADQWLVIDWTASTGRRLRSYEVETGKSAAYFGCAQTPLSASVSAGASGAPRLVVIGDSYNAGSSYGPWLAGGSIAQLVAKRLGWRDAWNLSAGGTGYLNPSAAAFHTYRQRVPQALALSPDVVLLMGSTNDTGYSPAQVQAEVLATVQAIRAGTRAPIIVVGVPSINLAGAAATEAAMQAGVAQAGDPLTFFVPIAGATPPWVLGSWNNASGVPAGAANNGLYVAADNVHPPEIGYDYYAQRVERAVRASVLPVLAAG
- a CDS encoding DUF1810 domain-containing protein; this encodes MSDDFDLDRFVTAQADSWPAARAELARGRKTTHWMWFVFPQLRGLGRSATAQHYGIVSLAEARAYAVHPVLGPRLIEAARLVAAAPGSADAIMGSVDALKLRSSMTLFAAAADDPAPFVAVLDLFYGGQRDPATIALLAAARDD
- a CDS encoding glutathione S-transferase family protein; its protein translation is MAKPIITAFDWVPDFARGQVRDLRVRWALEEVGQPYDVLYLAQGTQKADAHRARQPFGQVPTYEDGGLILFESGAIVLHVAERHGTLLPRDPAARARAIGWMFAALNSVEPSIMDHAFATLFEAGEPWSKPRLPSIEQRIHDRFGEVARRLGDREWLEDDTFTAGDLMMISVLRIMEEDGFLSPHPNLAAYVARGTARPAFQRALADQLAGFTGSPPPEFAAWLKQQGETA